A single window of Pyrus communis chromosome 10, drPyrComm1.1, whole genome shotgun sequence DNA harbors:
- the LOC137747491 gene encoding AAA-ATPase At2g18193-like, whose protein sequence is MKTMFSLNNPREMPTTVSSLFSAYASFAGSMMLVRSIARDLFPQPLRSYIFSKLSRLFSTPFSSITLVIEELSGAARNQVYATAEVYLRTINNIAPSTHRFRVGKNIRQKNVSLALDNNGQLEDAFDNVNLTWRVKVRKEKSGVEQRQFELSFHKKHKDKVMESYFPYVLARADAIKEEQRVVQLYSRHLMSDIDFKGRCTWGSVNLEHPSTFDTMAMDPETKKMIVEDLERFVRRREFYKKVGKAWKRGYLLYGPPGTGKSSLIAAMANYLKFDVYDLELTSIQNNNELRRILLSTTNRSILVIEDIDCSVDMQNRESNKRSQDISQRSASNKLTLSGLLNFTDRLWSSYGDERIIVFTTNHKDQLDPALLRPGRMDLHIYMSYCTAAGFRILASNYLGIQENNRHRLCGEIEALMESTEITPAEVAEELMKNDDPNVALQGLANLLKCKKAAKSNETED, encoded by the exons ATGAAGACAATGTTTTCTCTCAACAATCCCAGAGAAATGCCCACAACGGTGTCGTCTTTGTTCTCAGCCTACGCCTCCTTCGCCGGATCCATGATGCTGGTCCGTTCCATTGCCAGAGACCTCTTCCCACAGCCCCTCCGCTCATACATTTTCTCAAAACTCTCTCGCCTTTTCAGTACCCCTTTCTCCTCCATAACTCTCGTCATAGAAGAGTTATCCGGTGCCGCACGCAACCAGGTCTACGCCACCGCCGAGGTCTACCTCCGGACCATCAACAACATTGCTCCTTCCACTCACCGCTTCCGTGTTGGAAAAAATATCCGGCAAAAGAACGTCAGCCTCGCCCTTGACAACAACGGACAGCTCGAAGACGCCTTTGACAATGTGAATCTGACGTGGCGTGTCAAGGTGAGGAAGGAAAAGTCTGGTGTTGAACAGCGTCAGTTCGAGCTGAGCTTCCACAAAAAACACAAAGACAAAGTGATGGAGTCCTACTTCCCCTACGTACTTGCTAGGGCTGACGCCATCAAAGAAGAGCAAAGGGTTGTGCAGCTTTATTCCCGCCATTTAATGTCTGATATTGATTTCAAAGGCAGGTGCACATGGGGTTCGGTGAATCTGGAGCACCCGTCTACGTTCGACACGATGGCGATGGACCCCGAGACGAAGAAGATGATTGTGGAGGATTTGGAGAGGTTTGTGAGGAGGAGGGAGTTTTACAAGAAGGTGGGGAAGGCTTGGAAAAGAGGCTACTTGCTGTACGGTCCGCCCGGGACCGGAAAATCCAGCTTGATTGCCGCCATGGCTAATTATCTCAAGTTTGATGTGTATGATTTGGAGCTCACTAGCATTCAAAACAACAATGAGCTGAGGAGGATTTTGTTGTCCACGACAAATCGTTCGATTTTGGTAATTGAGGATATCGATTGCTCTGTGGATATGCAGAACCGGGAATCGAATAAAAGGTCTCAAGATATCTCTCAACGATCTGCTTCTAACAAG TTGACACTTTCAGGCCTACTGAATTTCACCGATAGGCTGTGGTCGAGCTATGGCGACGAGAGAATTATCGTGTTCACAACAAACCACAAGGATCAGCTAGACCCTGCATTGTTGCGTCCAGGTCGAATGGACCTGCACATTTACATGTCCTATTGCACCGCAGCTGGGTTCAGGATCTTGGCCTCCAACTACCTTGGCATTCAAGAAAACAACCGTCATCGCCTCTGCGGAGAAATTGAAGCGCTGATGGAGAGCACAGAGATTACCCCGGCAGAGGTTGCTGAGGAACTGATGAAAAATGATGATCCTAATGTGGCTCTTCAAGGACTTGCCAATCTGCTCAAATGTAAGAAGGCCGCCAAGAGCAATGAAACGGAGGATTAA